A window of the Chloroflexus sp. Y-396-1 genome harbors these coding sequences:
- a CDS encoding metal ABC transporter permease — MIDVLTAPLNYAFMQRGLIAALLVGTVCAVVGVYVVLRGMAFLGDALAHTILPGIAVGYLVNGADRGALFWWALGAAIISSLSIGVVSRAARIREDTAIGIVFAAMFALGVALISTVRNSAVDLSHFLFGNILGVSEYDLWRIALFGTVVIAAIVLFYKELMVVTFDPVLAATLRLPVQAFDLLLLILLAIAIVVAIQTVGVALTLAVLVTPPATAALFTHRMHSMMIMAALLAMLAGVVGLYASYYFSIASGAAIVLISTIIFILAWASSRLLRQNG, encoded by the coding sequence ATGATCGATGTTTTGACTGCTCCCCTCAATTATGCGTTTATGCAGCGTGGTCTAATCGCAGCGCTGTTGGTTGGAACCGTCTGTGCCGTGGTCGGCGTGTATGTCGTGTTGCGTGGAATGGCCTTCCTGGGTGATGCGCTGGCCCATACCATTTTGCCCGGCATTGCCGTGGGTTACCTGGTCAATGGTGCCGATCGAGGAGCACTCTTCTGGTGGGCATTGGGGGCGGCGATAATCAGTTCGCTCTCGATAGGGGTCGTCAGTCGCGCTGCCCGAATTCGTGAGGATACAGCAATTGGTATTGTCTTTGCTGCGATGTTTGCGCTGGGGGTAGCGTTGATCTCAACCGTGCGGAACTCGGCTGTTGATCTCTCGCACTTTCTTTTTGGCAATATTTTAGGCGTGAGCGAGTATGATCTCTGGCGCATTGCGCTGTTTGGTACGGTTGTGATCGCTGCGATAGTCCTCTTTTACAAGGAGTTGATGGTTGTGACCTTCGATCCGGTGTTAGCCGCGACTTTGCGCTTGCCGGTACAGGCCTTCGATCTGCTTTTGCTGATCCTGCTTGCCATCGCGATTGTGGTTGCGATCCAGACGGTTGGAGTGGCGCTGACGTTGGCAGTGCTCGTTACCCCACCGGCCACAGCAGCACTTTTTACCCATCGCATGCACTCTATGATGATTATGGCAGCATTGCTGGCGATGCTAGCCGGTGTCGTGGGGCTGTACGCTTCATATTACTTCAGTATTGCTTCGGGCGCTGCGATTGTGCTTATCAGTACTATCATCTTCATCCTTGCTTGGGCCAGTTCGCGCCTGCTTCGCCAGAATGGCTGA